TGCAGCAGGTTTTTTAGCCAGATACCCTGCCATGTAATATCCAGCCAAAATGCCAAGAGCACATACTGCCACAATCAAAACCACAACCCAAACTTTTTTGGTAGTAGCTTTCCCTCTTTTCATAGACATTCCAAACTCCCTTTCGGTTACAAAAAACAAACCCACATTCTAAATTTATACCTATTAGTCTACAGCAAAGCCAAACCAAAATCAATGGAATTTTAAGACGCAGCAGCTCTTTTGTAGTGCCTGCTTTGTCCTTTTCCCTGTCCCACTTTTCTGCCAAGTGAAACAATGATTGACTCAATACAACCTCTGCACTTTGTCGCATCCTCATTTATGCAAATCTTTCCAGGATATAACTCATATTTGAGCTTGTACTTGAGGTTATTTACATTTGGCATCACAATGTTAGCACCGCACATGAGCCCCTTTTGTCTTCCAAGGGGGTCTAAAGTACCAAGCGCAGTTGTTGCCGGAATATTAGCATCTGGAATTAAAAGCCTCAAAATGGCAATGCTCTTGAGGGTCAAATCAACCGACCCTTCTTTTGCATCTTTTAGAGGCGTCTGTGGATGAGGAATAAATGGTCCAATGCCTATCATATCTGCATCCAATTCCTTTACAAGAATTATGTCCTGTGCTAAATCATCAATAGTCTGCCCGGGAAGGCCTATCAAAAAACCTGTCCCAAGCTCATATCCAAGATTTTTGAACCATTTGAGACACTCAATTCTTTTTTCAAAGCTCATGCCGGGATGATATTGTCTATATAGCTTTTCATTTGAAGTTTCAAACCTCATCAAAAACCTGTCCGCCCCGGCATCTTTGAACGCCTTGTACTCATCATACGACCTTTCACCAATCGAAAGTGTTATTGCAACATCAACATTTTCTTTTATCTTCTTTATTATTGAGCACATTCTATCTTTTGTGTAAAACATATCCTCACCAGACTGCAATACCACCGTGTGGTACCCCATCTGATACGCCCTTTTTGCAACCTCTACTATCTCATCTTCTTGCATTCTGTATCTTTGAGCCTGGTTATTACTTCGTCTCAGTCCACAGTAAAAACAATCGTTTTTGCAGTAGCTTGAAAATTCAATAAGCCCTCTTAAAAAGACCTCATCACCAACATGCTCTTTTCTCACCCTGTCTGCCGTTTTGAAAAGAAGGTCTTTGTCCTCATCTTCTGCCTCAAGTAAAACTTTTATTTCATCCTTTGTAAGATTATTTTTAGCACAGGCTTTCTCTAAAATATTCTTTATTTTCATTTTTTCAAAACCTCTCTTAATGTAAAGAATTTAAAGTATTTCTATCTACTTTAACGGTTTTAATTTAATTTTATCACATTTTAATTTATTTTAAAAGTAAAACACCATTCATCTTGCCCAAAATGGTATATAAACTTATTTTTGTGGTATAATCTAATAAGGAAGAGGGGAGGATTCTATGGTGCAAAATAAGAGCAAAAAAAAGTCTAAAAAAGAATCGCCGCTGTCACTTTTTTTAAAAGGTTTTTTAAAAACCATGTTAATCTTAATAATTGCAAGCATGGCAGTGTTGATAGGTGCCGGCATTGGTATGTATACAGGATACATAAAAGCTATACCCGCAAACGCTCTTGACATAATAACTGCTTCTTCAGATTCTCAAACTACAATTGTCTACGACCAGAGTGGAAATGAAATTTCCCGGCTTCATGGCAATGAGAACAGGATAAGAGTACCTTACAGTAAGATCCCAAAAAATCTAATAAACGCTTTTGTTGCAATTGAAGATGAAAGATTCTGGCAGCACAACGGTATAGATATAAAAAGAATAATTGGAGCTATATTTAGAAATATAAAAAGCGGAAATCTGTCTGAAGGTGCAAGTACAATTACCCAGCAGCTTGTGAGAAACAAACTTTTAACCTTTGAAAAGTCATTCAAGCGAAAGATTCAAGAACAATACCTTGCTATTCAGCTTGAAAAAAGATGGACAAAAGAACAGATTTTAGAAGAGTATCTCAACACAATTAACCTTGGCAGCGGAGCTTACGGGGTTGGGGCAGCAGCGTACACCTATTTCGGAAAGGATGTATCGCAGCTGACATTAGCAGAGTGCGCTCTCATTGCTGGAATTACTCAAAACCCTTCATATTACAATCCTTATGTATTCCCAGACCATGCAAAGAAAAAGCAGGAAATTGTTCTTAAGAAGATGTTTGAGCTTGGATATATAACCGAACAAGAGTACTTAGAGGCAAAAAATCAGCCACTTGTTTATGTAAAAAAAGACATTTCTGCAGAAAATGCATACAAACATCCGTACTTTGTTGATTCTGTGATAGATGAAGCCATCGAAATTCTATCTGAAAAGAAAAGAATTTCTGAAGATGAGGCAGAAAACTTAATCTATGGTGGCGGGCTTAGAATATACACAACAATGGATGAAACTATACAGAGCATAATGGAAGAGGTCTTCTCAGACCCATCAGTTATGCCGAAAATAAAGCACTATGATAAGTCTGGCATACCACAACCTCAGGCAGCAGCAGTTTTGATTGATTTTAGTACAGGTGCTGTCAAAGGCATTATGGGCGGAAGAGGAAATTTGAAAGGTGTCAGGCTATTAAACCGTGCAACAATGTCTGTGCGCCAGCCGGGCTCTGCTATAAAACCAATTGCTGACTATGCTCTGGCTCTGGAAAATGGATATACTGCCGCAACTGTAATTGACGATGTACCATTTTCTGTAGGAGGGTACACTCCTCGAAACTGGTATAAAAGCAATACTGTCTCTGGTAAGAGAGGTTACAAAGGATTAATGACTTTAAGAGAATCTTTACAGTGGTCGGCAAACATCCCTGCTGTGAAAATAGCATACAACCTTGGTATTCAAAATGTCTACAGGAACTTAAAAAGGTTTGGTTTTACCACCTTAGCTGCACAGGATATGAACAGTCTTTCAATCGCAATTGGCGGGTTTACTTATGGAGTCAAACCTATTGAGCTTACTGCTGCATTTGCTGCAGTTGCCAACAGCGGTGTTTATATAAAGCCTTATTTTATAACAAAAATTGAAGATAAAAACGGCATTACAATATTTGAAAGAATACCTTATAAAAGAAAAGTGATGGATGAAAAGAATGCATACATACTTACAAACATGCTCCAGAGCGTTGTTACAGCAAGAATAACAGTAGGTGTAAAATTTTCATACCCTGTTGCAGGAAAAACCGGTACTACTGATGATAGCAAAGACAGATGGTTTGTGGGATACACTCCAAACTATGCGCTTGGCGTATGGGTTGGCGAAGACAAGCCTGTTGCTCTCAGCTACTTAACGGGTACAAACCCAGCTTTGAAAATATTTAAGGGAATAATGGATAAGGTTGTCAGCAAAAAGGGTGTGAGCTCCGAGTTTTTGAGACCTGCCGGAATTGTTGAAAGGTACATCTGCAAGGAGTCTGGTAAACTTGCAACAAGCCTTTGCAGACAGGACCCTCGCGGAAGCCAGGTTATAAAAGAGATATTTGCTGAGGGTACAGAACCAACAGAGTACTGCGACAGACATGTAAAACTCAAAGTTTGCACAGAGTCCAACAAGCTTGCAACACAGTACTGCCCAACAAAAATTGAAAAGGTGTTTATAAAAAGAGATAATCCTGTTTGGCCAGGTCAAAACTCGGGCATTGTGCCACCTGATGATTATATGTATCAAGCACCAACCAGCTACTGTGACATTCACAAATCACCACAAGAGGTGGTAGTACCCCAGGAAGGCAATACATCGCAGCAGGAGCAGTCTTCTTCACAGAGCCAGCAGTCCTCTTCTTCTGACCAGAGCAACCAGCAAAGTAGCCAGGAAAACCTGCCTCTTGATGGCGGTACAACTCAGTCTAGGACTTATTCTTCACAGTAGTGAGAAGGAGTAATAAATAGATTAGAAGCTATCTAAAAACAAAACTTCGGAATATTTTTATTGAGAAAAATAAGGAAAAACTCTGCGACGTAAATACTATACATTACAAGAAAGGGGCTATCAAACTTTCTTTTCAGATAGCCTCTTTTTTTGATTTCTTCTTTCTTTTTAGACTACCACAAAGATCATTTTCTATAGATAGACTTTCATTTAAATTTGTTTTCTGAGTATTTTGTGGATATATCCATTAATATTCAGTCAAATTTTATTTGCAAGCAATAATTGGTTATTTTGTTATTACATTTATTGCCTTTCTAAGTCATGTATCAAATCGTTACTGAGATATAAAGCCTTTGCATTTACCAATTGTTGTCGACCTGCAGAACCCCCGAAAACCCCCGGGGGTCGACAGCAAAAGGAATATATTACCATGTGTTGACTTTCAAGAGTTTGTGGAGTATAATAGAAATAACTTATAGCAGCTTGAAACTTCATCCATTTGTTCCTCATAAGACTTTACAAGCTCTCTACGTGTTCGTAGCCTCCCCTTTGGGGATTGAAATAGGTATAACGGCACAAATTTTATCTTACAGGGTAGCGTTCGTAGCCTCCCCTTTGGGGATTGAAATATTGTCGTCTAAATGGTTTAGATACGCTGTTACATAGTTCGTAGCCTCCCCTTTGGGGATTGAAATTATCAAAAGAAGCGTTGTGGGCTATCAAAGGATATTTGTTCGTAGCCTCCCCTTTGGGGATTGAAATTCCGACGTGCGCAAAAGAGTGGACTTTGCAATGGGTTCGTAGCCTCCCCTTTGGGGATTGAAATTCCAGAGAGGGCCGTCCCTCTCTGGTTTTCATAACAAGTTCGTAGCCTCCCCTTTGGGGATTGAAATCTGAAGCTGCTTTTATCAAAGACAGAGTATATCATGAGTTCGTAGCCTCCCCTTTGGGGATTGAAATTTGCAACTGTTTGGAATGCAATCAAGAATGTTATTTGGTTCGTAGCCTCCCCTTTGGGGATTGAAATTCGGCTTGCCACTTATCCTAAAACTCTCAATAACCGTTCGTAGCCTCCCCTTTGGGGATTGAAATTGTATATCACACTTAGGACAATAAACGTTCAACTCGGTTCGTAGCCTCCCCTTTGGGGATTGAAACATCTGCAAGTTGTGAATGAAGACCCGCAATCTTCTACGGTTTGTAGCCTCCCCTTTGGGGATTGAAACAGTTGTTGCGCAGGATGTTGCTGGCTGGAGAATACAGGTTTGTAGCCTCCCCTTTGGGGATTGAAACAAAGCCAGCAGGCAATAACATAGTCCTGCGCTTCAGGTTTGTAGCCTCCCCTTTGGGGATTGAAACGTAGGATTAATAATATTATTATTCTTTTCTTTACTTGGTTTGTAGCCTCCCCTTTGGGGATTGAAACCCACCTCAAACTTGTGTTCTGTTCTGATTATACCACCGGTTTGTAGCCTCCCCTTTGGGGATTGAAACGCCCTTATCTTCAGCCCTTGCTCATCTTTGATAAGCGGTTTGTAGCCTCCCCTTTGGGGATTGAAACCGCAATGTGAGTTTAAACCATCTAAGCTGTTTGAGGTTTGTAGCCTCCCCTTTGGGGATTGAAACCACCGAAACCGTAACGGGAAATACACAGGTAAACTGGTTTGTAGCCTCCCCTTTGGGGATTGAAACAGTCGGCGGCGGATGTATTCTACCGCTAATGCTGCGTTTGTAGCCTCCCCTTTGGGGATTGAAACAGGAGGTCGCGCTTGTTTTTTTCGTACCACTCCTTGGTTTGTAGCCTCCCCTTTGGGGATTTAATTTTAAAGGTTTGAAAACTGAAATGTGCCTTTGTTTTTTATTTCATAAAAATTTCATTACCCTAAAATAGCCTCTTCAGGGCTGAAAATCTCAAATTTTTAATCATTGCTCTACATTCTTTTTGCCCCATAATCCAATGCTTCCATCATTTCTGTCAACCTCTTTAAAATGCCAAACGAAATGTAAAGATTTGTGGTATAATTAAATTGTGAGAAAAACAAAAGAAAATAAAAAGCCATGTATTTGATTAGTGTATTTTTACATCTTAATTGAGAACCAGTCAACAGTAAGAAGAGATATGGCACAAAAGATACTAAAGTACATGGTAAGCCTGTGGTGAAAGGAACTTAGCAATGGTGCAGAAAACCTGCCGCCTGTTATACCCATAGTGGTGTACAACGGAATAAAGGAAAAATGGAGTATTTCTACTGATTTAATGGAAGCATTTGAAACCTTCAAGGATGACGTATTCAGATACAGAGTAGTTGATGTAGTTGAGATAGATGTCAAAAAGATTTTGGAAGAAGAAAAAGATTTGCTAATGCCCGATAGTATTTTATTTAGAGCAGGTAAGAGAAGACAGAGATGAACTGATAAGTAGACTTTTAGAAGTTGAGAAGAATTTAGAAAAACTAAGCAAAGAGAACATAGACAGATTTTCAAGGTAGGCATATTACATCATTAGACCGAGGTTATTGGAAGAGCAGAGAGAAGAGTATGAAAGAATAGTAGAGATAATCAAACAAGGGGGTGCTGAGAAGATGGGTGATTTTGTATCCAATGTGGCAAGACTCCTTGATGAGGCAAAAACAAAAGAGTTCAACCTCGGGCTGCAGCAAGGACTGCAGCAAGGTCTACAGCAAGGTATTCGTGAAAGTCAAATTAAAATAGCTAAGAAGATGATACTCAAGGGAGCACAGGATGAAGAAATAGCGGAGCTGACCGAACTTGATATTGAGTAGATAAAGAAATTGAGAAAAGAGCTTTTGAATTGATGTTAAGAATTTAAGCCACAAGCGGCTTTAGAGTTTGAGAACTGCTTGTGGTTTTTATTTTTTTAGCAAGCACACTTTTAAAGCCCTGGTAAAACAGTTTTACAACAAACCCGATGATAACAACAGTTGCAAAAACTTTTAACCCTTCTTTTCAAGACCATTTAGCATCATTGATGCACCAAGAAGAGAACTTAGCGACATCCCTTTTCACCTCGCAGATTTTTCCTGCTACTTCTAATTTACCCTCTATGAAAAACTTGCAAAAGTCAATTTTCATGCGAAGAAAATTGAAAGAAATAAAAGAACTAAAAATAAAAGGCTACCCTGAATATTCTCAAAAATCTATAAAAGCCAGGATAGCCGTTTCATCAATAAACAACCACCAAATTATTCAAAGCCATTTCTTAATATACCCTGTAAATGGTCTTTTCCTCTTTCGATTTAATGTCTTCTATACATCCAAATCCCAATGCATTTTTGAGTCCTAAACCTGCATCATAAGCTGTTTCAATTATATCTTCATCACCCTCAATTAATAAAAGTCCAGAATATGCTTCGCTGGGTGTATTGTTTATAACAATAATGGTCTTTTTTAATGTTTTCTCAAAAAGTTTTAGGTTAAAATCTTCTTCGTTATACTTCTTTCTCTTGAATACATAAACTTTGCACATAAGGTTTTTTTTAAGATTTCTCTCCACTTCAATAAAACTCCAATTTTTAAAAATAGTTTTTACTATAAAGGGAGAATATGTTTGTGCTATTATTTTTTTCTTTTTGCCAAGTCTCTTAACAGAAATTGACTCTAAATAAAATTCTCTGCCGCTTAAAGATATTTTCTTTTCTTTTAAAAGCCCTTCTAAAAAAGAAAACCAAAAGTTTTCGTCAATACTTGAAATAATAAGCTCAACATATCCTTTTTTAATTTCTATGCCATATGAATTAATCTGATATTGTTCAGGCAATAATCGAGAAAAAGTATATGGTTTAAATATTTTATTGTCACATTTAAAACCTCCATTTTCTAAAAATTCGACATACTTGGGGTTTAAAAAATTTTTTATAACCATTGAAAGCTCAAGATTGTAATCAAAGCGCAGTAAAACATCTTGTTCTGTGTAAAATCTTAATTTATACCTCATCTTTTCTCTTCCTCAATTCTCAGCTTAACCCAACCAATTGGCAATTTATCTGCGTCATCTACATTGATTGTGTATGGGAAAAAGTCCTGTTTTGAAAGATTATTTGAGTCAAAACTCATAAAACTTTTTGCATGGATTCCGCCTCTCCCTAATTTAATTATTATCTCTTCATTTTCAACTTCAGACAAAAGCGTGTCATAAAATTCTGAATTTTGAGGATTCAAATCTTTTATTCTTTGAGCAAAATGTTTTCGTTCGGCTTCTATTATCTTTTTGCTAAACTTTTTTAGACCTTCTCTGCAAATGTCTATTAAGTTCAAATTTTCCGGATAGTTTAGGTCTTTATAATACAAAAAGCTCAGCATATTAACGGGCAAATCCTTTAGATGATTTACCTCTTTTATTTCTCCTTCAAACAAACTGCCCTTTTGGGCAAGTTCTATATACTGCAGAGTTGCAGATTTTTTGTTTACTCTACTTATTCTGTTAACTTTTTTTACTACAAATCTTCCATCTTTTACTACAAGATCAGAACAAATTATATTTCTAAAAAGCATATTTTCTGTGGACAAAATTATATTATCAATCTCATTTATCTCTTTCCATGTGTTTTCCCCCACAAGTTTATATAGGTGAACACCTTTTTTTACATCATTTTGATTAATTAAAATTTCATAAAGCTGCTGAGTATTTTTTGCTTTATCCTTAAGGTTATTGGGCTTTAGCAGCATAAGTTGAAGTCTCTTTTTATTACCCACTCTTCCGTATTTGTAATCTGCACTATTCAAAAAGAAACTCAGAAAACCCGTTTTCAATATCCCTTTCACAGTGCTTGCTGGTATAGCGTATCTCTCCCGATAACTATTATCTGCGAGTTCAGAAAATCTCCAGAATCTTATTATGCCAATATTATTGTCATATTCACTTGCAAGCTCTAACTTATAATCTCCAAAATACTTTTCAAGATATTCAGGATGTGCCTGTAAAAAAGCTTTAATATCTTCAAGCTCATTTTCTGAAATAACACCATCTTCAAGCATTTTGACTACACTTGAATTTTCGATAATATAGGCAAATTTGCCGTTTATTAAATACTCAGAACTTTTAATGTTAAAGTCTTGATTGGCACTTACACAAAAATCCGAAATAGCTTCAACCAAAACCTTATATGTTTTATAAGAAATTTCTTTTTCCAAACTTAATCACCACCTGTTTACAGCTTAAGAGGAAATATACATGTATAAAGCAACTTCCCTTGATACTCCTTGACTAAATTCAACTTACTACTAATTGGCACAACCACTGCACCTTTTGCTGCACAAAAGTAAGGCGGTTTGAACGTAAAATATCCCTTGCTATCATACCTAAACGTCAAGTATGTCTTGAACTTGCAAATTTCTGTTATTTGTGGACTAAATATTGTAGAAGATATATTAACAAACTCTTCTTTCCCATCTATATTTTGAGGAAAATATCTTTCTACCTGTTCATCTCTTATTAGTATTTTATTTTCATGTTTAAAAAACCTAATCTTTCCCTTACCAATAGATACATCTGGACCAAAACCTGTAAGTTCAATTATCGAAAAACATTTTTCAATAATTTCTATTAATTTTTCATTATCACATTTTATGTATATTGAAAAAGGTTGATTTTGCGGAAATATAAATTCTTGATGGTAAAATAATATGCCTTCTTGTGAAGTATCTGTGTGCCTATTTACTTGAATTCCAATTCTATAAACTTCAACAGCACTAACGATATTTCTATTTGTCTCTTTCATATTTCCGCTGTGGTCAATTGCAATCAATAGTTGCTGTCCTGCCTTCTTTTTCATTTCTCTCGATAGTTTCCTTCTATCTTTCAGAGAAAGATCTCCATTTTCAAATTCATCAAAAGAAGATAAACCTATCTTCGTAAAGAGTCTTTCAATACCATTATCAGTTCTTATAATCGGGTAGGCATCAGAAATTAATATATCGCTTGAAATAATTTCGTCCACTATTTTCCTTGCCTTTTTTTCATCTACAAGCTCAAAAATTTTATCTACTATTACGCCAAAAATCACAGGTGATATAAACTGCGAAGAAGTTGAAACCGCCGTGAAATCTACTCTGTAAATCATTTTCAATTTCCCCTTTTTTGGTAAGCAGATTTTATAGCTTTATTTTATCTACTTTGGATTCACTTATCTCAACAAAATCGTCTGTAACTTTTATATCATATCTTTTAAACTCAACATCACTAAATTTTACTTTACCATAGCCACGTGTACCACAACCACCCAAATAGGTAAACTCTATCAGCTTGAGTGCCATTTTAATGTTTTTTATAAAATTTTCTTCGTGTTCCAAATCCTTTTCATAAAGTCTTAAAACAAACTCGCATTTAAACTCTGTACCAGCTGGAATTCTGTCAAGTGTTCGCGGATGCTCAGCCACACCAGTTACTCTGTTTACAACATTCTCTGTCTTTATCTCAACATAATCGCCAACAAAATTTAACAAAAGCTCTTGCGATTCTTCGGTCATATAACAATCTCTTACTATAAGCCTTGAAACTTCTTTTTTTTCAGCACCAGCTTTGCTCCCTGCCCCAAAAAGCTTACATACAACACACTCTCCACAGAAGCAAGGCTCTTGTACACCATTGAGTGCTATCTCTAAGACTGATCTCATTTTACCTTTCAGCGATGAACCAGGGATATAAGGCCGTTTTGTAATAGGGTCTCTTATCACTGGATGGTCTATATCGCCAATTCTTACTTCTTCTTTTGTACCTCCTATCCTTAAGCCTGTTTCCAACTTCATCAAAGTCGTCATAACAACTATCTTTCTAAGCAGCATACTATTCTCCATCAAAAATCCCTCCAATAATTTAGAATTTTACTTCATAAATGCAATCAGTGTTTCTAAAAGTTCCATAAAAGCCTCAAACTGCTTATACGAAGTTGTTATCTTGTCTGTGGAAAGTTTTATAAACTCTCTAAAATTGATATATGCTATTTGTTTTGCATAATAACTGTCATCTTTTCGATTGCTTCCTTCTTTTAGTTTTCTTTCAACAAGATAATTCACCTTAGCTTTTGCAGAAATAAGCTGTGGTCTTATTTTCTCAAACGCCTTTTGTTTACTGTCCTTAATCCTGTTATTTAGCATTTCAAGCTCATATGTCTGGAATTTTCTCCTGATAGAAATATAATTTTCGAAGATATTTCTTATACTTGAAGATGTCACTCCTGTCTCACCAGTATTTTGCAAGTAAACACAGTTTAAGTACTTTGCAAAATCCTCTATCTTTTGCATCACATCAAATCTTGTGCCGTTTTCATCACAAAAACCTTGCTCTTCACGAATCTTTTCAAACAACTCCGTTTTTGAAGAGTCCAGCTGTTGATAAGTTGGATCAGAAAAAAAACTTGGCTGCTGATTCTGATTTTGCTGATTATTTCTTTGCTGATTGCTATTCCTGCTTCCCTTATGATGCATTCCATTTGACATAGTTATTCTCACTCCTTGTTTTTTATTAATTTTCTTAAAGCTATTTTTACCGCAACAATCTGCATATCAACGTCACGGCAAGTTGAAGGTATTAACATAAAGCTATCTAAAAACTCAATCACTTCTTCCTTCTGTTCTTTGCTCAGCTTTCTATTTTCTTCAATAAGTCTTCTCTTTAAATAGCAATACTGTGATACAGCTTTAATCTCAAGATATGGTATTTTTCTCGACTTTTTTCTGTTTTCAAGAATATCTAAAAGCTTAGCCACCATAGATTTTGTAAGAATTTTCTTTTCAACGTATTCTACAATCTTTGCAGCAATTTCTTTGCTCTCTCTGAGCTTTGGATAGCTCAATACAGCGTCAAATATATATACAGAATTCTTGACAGCTTTTGCTTTCTCTAAGCCTTCAGAGACACTTTTAATCACAGCATCAAAATTTTCATTTGCCCTGTGAAATACTATTGAAGAGGTAACTGTTACATTTCTTTGGCTCACTATCTTACCCGTTATAAACATTGAAAATTCTTTTTCTATTTCATCTATCGCTTCAATTACCTTTTCCCAAACGCCTGTTATTAACAAATCATCTCCACCGCTGTATAAAATCATAACCTCATTTTTAAACTTCTCATCTATAACAGACTTAACACCCTCTGTAAAGAACAAATTCAACAGCCACGATGCATATGAAAGTCTACTCACTGAAAATGGATATTCCTCTTTCTGAGAAGCTCTGACCGGGTAAACCTGATATAAAATAAATCCCAAATCGTCAATATCCATTTTAGCTGTTGCAATAATATTGTCAGAGTTGCTCAGCTTTTCTAAACAATTTGTGCTTATAATCTTTTTTGCATCATTATCTTTTGGCTCAGAGGTATCAAACTTATATGGCTCATTACATTTATCAAAAACAGGACATTTTTTACACACATGTATATTATAAATAAACTTCCTACCCTGTAAAAATGTATCTATACATTTAAATTCATCTATTCCTTGATTGCTAAAATTCACAACTGATTCATTTTTTCGCAAATCACCTTCTAAATGCTCAGGTGATTCAATATTTTCAACTTTTAGATTTTCAACGTTGATTTTTATTTTACTGATATCTATGTTCATCCATTTATTCTCTATGTAGCAAGCTTTGCAAATATAGTCTTCTCCCTCTTGAATTACATTTGAAGAATTTATACTGCAATTGTTACACTTAAAATATTTTCTGTCAAAATAACCCTCTTGAAATAATGAGGGTATAGTGTCAAAAGAACGGGACAACTTTTTATCTGAAAGTTTAGCTCCCAAGCGCTTTAGTTCATTTCCGATAGTGTATTTGCCATTTTCATCAACAATGGAGATTTGGTCACAAATAGCCTCAAAGTAAATTTTTGACTCAAATATATCAGCCACTTTTTGCTTAATTTCTGAAATTTTTCTTTCAGCATCTTGAATATATGAGCAGGGGATAAAAATCAAAAATGCTCCACCACCATAGAATATTATATTAAATGGATATAGCTTTAAAGTTTTGATAATATCATAAGGAATCAACATATTTAAGATAGAAACTAATTGTGACCTTGTAATAATCCTGCGAAGAGGCTTTTCAATTTTTGAGTTTATTCCAGAAAATATATAATCTTGAATTTTGAAAAGCCTGCCATAGATTACTCCCATTTTTTTGTACCTATCTATCTTCTCACCTGCAACAAAGTCAATATATCTATTTACTGCAAAAGCTGCCGTAGTTGCACTGTGATGGTACAAGGAAATATCTCTAACTCTTTCTTTACCGCTCGAAGTTATGTAAGTTGAGTACCTTTTTAAAATATAATTTAATCTCATAATAAATTCATCTTGAGAACTGCTGCTTTTTATTAAACTATTAAACTCTTTCTCAAATTTGTTAAACATTTTTTCATTTTCTTTAACAACAGAAGTGTTGGAATCAAGTTCAGGTTTGCGATATAAAAGTGCATCTTGAGGCAAAAAAGCCTTTATCTGTAAAAGATACTCGCCAGCTTCCTCCTCTTTGCCTTGACGCCAAACCTCATCAATCTCAAATGCTTCATTGATAAAAGAAAGTATGCTGTGAATCGGTAAATATTCCTGAGAACCCGTTGCTTCTGTTTCTGTTGACCTTTCTGATGCAGAATCCCAATCTGAATATATAAGAATTTTCAATAAATTTTTCTCATCATCGCTAAATTTGCTATCATTTGAACTTGATAGATTATTATGGTGATTAACAACAAGCTTTTCTACAAGCTCAAGCTGCTCAGACGAAAACAAACTGCTCTGTTGAATTATTCCTTTATATCGATTTAAAAATTCTTTTGACTCATCCTCGTGAGAACTTTTACCAAGCCCACTTCTGCGGACAAATTTCCCAATATCATGCATCAAAGCTGCAAATGCAATAGTATTAATTATTTCTCTTTTCTGCAAATCAAACCACCACCATCAGTGTAA
The DNA window shown above is from Caldicellulosiruptor owensensis OL and carries:
- the hydE gene encoding [FeFe] hydrogenase H-cluster radical SAM maturase HydE; protein product: MKIKNILEKACAKNNLTKDEIKVLLEAEDEDKDLLFKTADRVRKEHVGDEVFLRGLIEFSSYCKNDCFYCGLRRSNNQAQRYRMQEDEIVEVAKRAYQMGYHTVVLQSGEDMFYTKDRMCSIIKKIKENVDVAITLSIGERSYDEYKAFKDAGADRFLMRFETSNEKLYRQYHPGMSFEKRIECLKWFKNLGYELGTGFLIGLPGQTIDDLAQDIILVKELDADMIGIGPFIPHPQTPLKDAKEGSVDLTLKSIAILRLLIPDANIPATTALGTLDPLGRQKGLMCGANIVMPNVNNLKYKLKYELYPGKICINEDATKCRGCIESIIVSLGRKVGQGKGQSRHYKRAAAS
- a CDS encoding transglycosylase domain-containing protein, with translation MVQNKSKKKSKKESPLSLFLKGFLKTMLILIIASMAVLIGAGIGMYTGYIKAIPANALDIITASSDSQTTIVYDQSGNEISRLHGNENRIRVPYSKIPKNLINAFVAIEDERFWQHNGIDIKRIIGAIFRNIKSGNLSEGASTITQQLVRNKLLTFEKSFKRKIQEQYLAIQLEKRWTKEQILEEYLNTINLGSGAYGVGAAAYTYFGKDVSQLTLAECALIAGITQNPSYYNPYVFPDHAKKKQEIVLKKMFELGYITEQEYLEAKNQPLVYVKKDISAENAYKHPYFVDSVIDEAIEILSEKKRISEDEAENLIYGGGLRIYTTMDETIQSIMEEVFSDPSVMPKIKHYDKSGIPQPQAAAVLIDFSTGAVKGIMGGRGNLKGVRLLNRATMSVRQPGSAIKPIADYALALENGYTAATVIDDVPFSVGGYTPRNWYKSNTVSGKRGYKGLMTLRESLQWSANIPAVKIAYNLGIQNVYRNLKRFGFTTLAAQDMNSLSIAIGGFTYGVKPIELTAAFAAVANSGVYIKPYFITKIEDKNGITIFERIPYKRKVMDEKNAYILTNMLQSVVTARITVGVKFSYPVAGKTGTTDDSKDRWFVGYTPNYALGVWVGEDKPVALSYLTGTNPALKIFKGIMDKVVSKKGVSSEFLRPAGIVERYICKESGKLATSLCRQDPRGSQVIKEIFAEGTEPTEYCDRHVKLKVCTESNKLATQYCPTKIEKVFIKRDNPVWPGQNSGIVPPDDYMYQAPTSYCDIHKSPQEVVVPQEGNTSQQEQSSSQSQQSSSSDQSNQQSSQENLPLDGGTTQSRTYSSQ
- the cas6 gene encoding CRISPR-associated endoribonuclease Cas6, translating into MRYKLRFYTEQDVLLRFDYNLELSMVIKNFLNPKYVEFLENGGFKCDNKIFKPYTFSRLLPEQYQINSYGIEIKKGYVELIISSIDENFWFSFLEGLLKEKKISLSGREFYLESISVKRLGKKKKIIAQTYSPFIVKTIFKNWSFIEVERNLKKNLMCKVYVFKRKKYNEEDFNLKLFEKTLKKTIIVINNTPSEAYSGLLLIEGDEDIIETAYDAGLGLKNALGFGCIEDIKSKEEKTIYRVY
- the csm3 gene encoding type III-A CRISPR-associated RAMP protein Csm3, with amino-acid sequence MENSMLLRKIVVMTTLMKLETGLRIGGTKEEVRIGDIDHPVIRDPITKRPYIPGSSLKGKMRSVLEIALNGVQEPCFCGECVVCKLFGAGSKAGAEKKEVSRLIVRDCYMTEESQELLLNFVGDYVEIKTENVVNRVTGVAEHPRTLDRIPAGTEFKCEFVLRLYEKDLEHEENFIKNIKMALKLIEFTYLGGCGTRGYGKVKFSDVEFKRYDIKVTDDFVEISESKVDKIKL